CCTATGCAATCGAAAAGACTATACTCATTGAATTAGTCTGAGACGCACCACATGCATCGAGCTCAGCTTCTTCTGTGTGACGCACATTTTCAGGGTCGATCTCACTTCCAACAGCTTTTTTTGAGAGCTTGCATCAACATGTGTATCAGGTGACGCCGTATATGAATTGATATGTTCATATACAATGCACATGAAATGATATGTTCATATACAATGTACGCATATTTTTTTAACTTGAATCTTGGTCCCCGTGTTTCTTCTGTTTGCTTAAATAGGCTATGCACGGATAGTCCACAGACTTCTGTCAGCCGTCGTTGTGCATGAAAGTATTGACTTTCACGCGTTTTTCCAAAACCTATTTTGGAACACATACTTGTTGTAATAGCTTCCTGTGTGTGACTAACATTTTCAGCATCGATCTTACTTCCAATGGAATTTTTGCAAAACTCGTATCTACATGCGTGTCGGACAAATATGCACTTAAAATGATATGTTCATATACAATGCATGCGTGGTTTTTAACCTAAATCTCGTTCCCCGTGTTTCTCCTGTTTACTCAAATAGACTATGCACGAATAGTTCATAGACTTTTGTCGGTCGGCATTGCGCGTGAAGGTATTGGCTTTCATGCGTTTTTCCAAAACCTACTTTCGAACACGTACTTGTTGTAATAGCTTAAAATCAGAGATGAATCGAGAGAAATATGAATGCGGGTTATATGCATACATATCGCCGGTTCTTTCGTCCAGCGTCTCTCCTTGTTCATCTACTCATTGCCAAAcaaaatggaaggaaaataaCATTGGATTGTTATAACTAACCACGTTTGTGGAAGGACTACATTTTCACTCACTAATATCAACATCTAGTGCCAACGATAAAACTGCTACAAATGTGACTATTTGTTAGAGCTAGATTTATCACCTAGAGAAGGGATGAATAGATGATAATGtgaaattaaaacaaaattaagtTAATATTGTAGTAGGACAACGTCTGGTAACAAACTGTGCAGTGTTTAAATCTTATCGATATGCAATAATCTataacaaaatataaataagagtttaaGGGATAGAAAAATTGCACACAACAAATTTATAGTGCTTCGGCTTTGACTAGTTTGCATTCACTCTCCTACGTTGACAACCTATTGGTTAGATTCCATTATGGTCAATCAATTAGAGGTTACAAGAACTGAGTATTCACTACTTAAGCTAGTGTGAAAGAATATCTGATCTCACACTCTCGACCTCTAAGAGATTATAACGAACATCTCATAAAAGATGAAAGTATTTAGGATAAGACTTGTTGAACTTGTGGAATTTAGAACTTGAGTACTCTGTTGGCATCCTTCGGCATTACAACttcctttttatactccttagtGTCCAAGCTAACCGTTGGACCCAAGCTCTGAGGATCATTCAACCAATCAACCTGTTGGACTTGAATGTTGAAGAAGATCCGATTGCTTCTAGATTGCTGAGAATGAAGTTACTCAAAAGATCTACCACCCATACAACAAATAGGGTTTTCATAAGTTGAGTCCTTCCTTTGGAGAATATTTCTTCTTCAAGTAGTTGTCCTGTTGATGGATTGAGATTTTCCAAATAAGTAAGATTGTATTCAATAATTTCCTTTTGgacaatcaatatatatataaaggataTATAAGGCAAGAAATCCACGCCAATCTTTTTAGCCTTTAGCACAATGATTCATTGCAAGATCAATATCCTTATTCTGTTGAGATTAAATAGTAAGGATAATATCGTTACTACATTCTCGAGTTTAAAAAGTAAGGACTGGTGATACATATAAGAGTTTTCACTTGAAAAAGCTTACCATTAGAATCAAAAGACAATTAAGcaaagttttgtcaatcttcaaaattaattagggaatttttttcaacattttttcaCAGGACAAGAAAATAGCGCATATTGGCTTTTATAGGAAAAGTACACATGTGCATATGTTCCTTTCCTACCTTTTACTTTGTACTTCGATCTCGTTACACTTCGGcatctaaatttaataaaaatgccAATCTGTAAATACCAAATGCACAGGTTCATTAAGATCAATGTTCAGGCTCGAAAAGAGAAGACATGGTCATGCACGCATGCATGAATGAATCAGATACTGACATGTGAATGTAACTGGTGCGTGAAAAAAGATATACGTGCGGACATACATTCCTCGCGTCAAATCTTTCTCCGAGTGGCATATACGGGACTCTGCGAAAGGACATTCAACTAGTATCAACAGTGTCGGGCAGTCGTTGGTCGTAGATAAACCCAGAGCGGAGGGGCTGCAGGCATGAcatggaagaagagagagagagagagagagagagagagagagagagagagagagttaataATTCAGAAGGCAGACGTGACAAGTGAAAAGGGACGTTTCATGGTAAGGGGTAAGCCAAGGTGTATCTTACTCACATGCGCTGGTCTCCCCAGTATTTATTTCTCCAGTcggcgtctctctctctctctctctctcgtgtcgtttcctctctctttctcctctctttcctctcacATCTAAACCCTTATTGTCATGATGTTCGTATCATAAccgttcatttctctctctctctctatctctctctcatgtgCCTCCCATCGCTATATATACGCATAGCCCTCCAGCAGACGACGACCCACAGCAAGCGCAAATCGAACTCTACTCATAAGGCAACACTCCTCAAAGTTCTCGATTTCCCTTCTCCCTATCCCCCACCCccaggaaagagagagagagagagagaaagaaaggaatccCGAATGGCTAAGCTTAGTAGATCCAGTGGTAGCAAAAAGAGGGGCATTGTGAACCTCAAGATTGTGGTGGAGAAGCTACAAAAGAGCCTCTCACTCGGTAGGAGATCACCACCTTCATGGTCAACTTATTATCACCGAGAGGATGACTATTGCGAAGATGCGAATGAGCGCGAGAACAATGGCGATGCCGTGCCCGACGATGTGAAGGAAGGTCATTTCGCGGTGGTGGCTCTTGAAGGAGACCAACCCAAGAGGTTCGTGATTCCCTTGAGCTATCTGGCGCACCCCACATTCCTTAGGCTCTTGGAGATGGCGGCCGAAGAATACGGGTTTGAGCATGAAGGTGCACTTGCCATTCCTTGCGAGCCTAGTGAGCTCGAGAGGATTTTGTCTAGCTAGAGTCTAGAGAGATGACCCTTCAGTCGATAATTTAGCGTGACGAGAGGAGTAGTCGACTAGGGTTGATTCTAACGAAGACCGAGTTGAATTCTTGTGTGGATCCGCGTGAATCAAATAGGTTAGTAACTATTGTTATTTCTCTTTTAGAAATGATCGTATATAAAAGTACGAGATAGGTTAGGCCTTTGCCTAGTCTTATCAGAGATTAGTGGTGTCAAGCCAGTGGATGATGGTGACTCTTCCTCTAGTCCCCATGTATTTACTTGTAATTGAGCTCATGTAGTGCATTTAAGCATTGGATGTCCAAGTGATGACTAATGTACTTAATTACTCAAGATTTCATTGGAGGTTCATGCTGTGACTAGTATGCTTGGTTTAATGTCCAAAAGCTCGAGACGTTATACCTTAGCTAGCTAGATGGAATAACATGGTCGCTCTCGCAAAAAACTCCTTTGCGTATGTTCAGTGATGTTTTTGAGATTCATCTGAGTGCCTCTCTCCGCCCATAAAAGCAAGCAAAGCAAACCTATCAATGCTAGTcacttttgttcaaaattgatCGAGTTGCTCGATCACAAGTCCATTAAGGTTGTCTCAAGTGAAAATCTAAATGTGAGGAGAACTCCGatgatataaattcaatatcttACAATAATTTCACGGGCAACATCTAGGTCTCACGCGTAGCAAAAAGAGGAAGGTAAAAAGAGGAAGGTTTTGGATTCTCTTAATCTAGGGTTAACGATTGTTATGATCTCGATAGTGTGGAGGTAGAAAATCCATATATAAGATATTTCAAAGATGATAAGGAAGAACCTTAAAGGGGTTAGTTAGAAAATGTCCATTTTTCTAAGTACAAAGGACTCTGCTTCGTGATAATTCACTCGATTAACACTGTTTGAGTAAACAAAATCAATGCGAAACTATTTTGATAACTAGTGCttccaaaatataaaaaccCTTCAAGCCTTGATTTTTCGAGCACGCGCAACAAGTAGGTACGACTAACTTATAGTTCCATCCAAACTACCTTGTTAGGTCTTTTCAGTCCGGATGCCACCAGCAATGGACCTACTGAAATTGTTTGTGGGCCAGCAGCGGAGCTAATCCTTCGTCCACTTACCGACCCCATGGTATCAGTATGAGGAAACTTTGTCTTCAAGAGCAACTCGCATGAAATTCAGTCTTTTTGGGGAACTCGATGGAAATGCTTTCGTTTACAAGTTGTTTTTTTGGCTTGGATCTATAATCTAAGTTCGATATCAATTCTCCAACCCAAGATGAAAGTAGACCTGGACACTTGGCTGAATAGAAGACAActttggttcgatttttcaaggaacttttattttgttcggaAGAATTCTTCTCCACACTTATCAGATATATTAGGTTTTGAGAAATACTCCTTGCGGTGGTCTTTATAAAAGATGATTTTTCTACGGTACATAGACCgtgtgctttttatttttttatttttacacaATTCATATCTATAATCATTGTTTCGCCAGTTAACTATAATTTTATTTGTTGGGTATACATATGGGTCGTGTACAAGAAAGAGTACAAGGGCTTTGCATTTAAATTTTTACCTTTGAGGAATTTTTTTGTAGATAGTATTTGCACGTGTAAACATACTTTTGATTGTCGACTCTAGAAAGCGACTTTTGTTACATGATGAGAAGTTGGCGAACTAAATTGCAAGTGAATAGAACTTGATGAAATTTGAGCAAACTATCCATTAATTTACACTTGGGagaagagaattaaaaaaaaaagcatcaatGTGTAGTTAGACAAAACCATTTGCTAGGTAGTACAAGAAATTGAAGAACATTGGAGCAATTGTAATAGTATTGCTATATATGTTATACATGTACGTAAGCATATTTGCAGTACAAGATAATGTTTTCCTATTTTACTATCTAAATATCCAATCTTATGGATTGATTGAATCAACTAGTCTGTAGTCTatggaatttgaatctgaatttgaatatgatgaatcaaatcctttctttaacaaaaaataatcaattattgAAATTGAGTTTCACTTTCAATatatggaagagagagaaaatgttttttttatttatattaattgatTGAAACTATGTAAAATACTCATGATTGATGTAATCGGTTAGAtgcttcaaaatattttcaattaaaaacttgaaattatcCATTCAAATTGTGCCTACTGCTCCGAAGTTGAGCTACACATACAAATTGAATGCTTAAATTTCACCGGTTCATGAAGATTGCAAGGCGTTTCAAGAGCTTTAAGATAAACAAAGCATCGTCACCTTTCGCATA
The nucleotide sequence above comes from Eucalyptus grandis isolate ANBG69807.140 chromosome 2, ASM1654582v1, whole genome shotgun sequence. Encoded proteins:
- the LOC104435386 gene encoding auxin-induced protein 6B, with the protein product MAKLSRSSGSKKRGIVNLKIVVEKLQKSLSLGRRSPPSWSTYYHREDDYCEDANERENNGDAVPDDVKEGHFAVVALEGDQPKRFVIPLSYLAHPTFLRLLEMAAEEYGFEHEGALAIPCEPSELERILSS